In Pantoea cypripedii, the following proteins share a genomic window:
- a CDS encoding YbaB/EbfC family nucleoid-associated protein has product MFGKGGLGNLMKQAQQMQDKMAKVQEEIAALEVTGESGAGLVKVTINGAHNCRRVEVDPSLLEDDKDMLEDLIAAAFNDAARRIDETQKEKMASVSAGMQLPPGFKMPF; this is encoded by the coding sequence ATGTTTGGAAAAGGCGGATTGGGCAACCTGATGAAACAGGCCCAGCAGATGCAGGACAAAATGGCCAAAGTTCAGGAAGAGATCGCCGCGCTGGAAGTGACCGGCGAATCAGGTGCTGGCCTGGTCAAAGTTACCATCAACGGCGCGCATAACTGCCGTCGCGTAGAAGTCGATCCCAGCCTGCTGGAAGATGACAAGGATATGCTGGAAGATCTGATCGCTGCGGCATTCAACGACGCAGCACGCCGCATCGATGAAACCCAGAAAGAGAAAATGGCTTCCGTATCTGCCGGTATGCAGCTGCCGCCAGGCTTCAAGATGCCGTTCTGA
- the dnaX gene encoding DNA polymerase III subunit gamma/tau — translation MSYQVLARKWRPQAFADVVGQEHVLTALANGLSLGRIHHAYLFSGTRGVGKTSIARLLAKGLNCETGITSTPCGVCDNCREIEQGRFVDLIEIDAASRTKVEDTRDLLDNVQYAPARGRFKVYLIDEVHMLSRHSFNALLKTLEEPPAHVKFLLATTDPQKLPVTILSRCLQFHLKALDVEQIRQQLEHILQQEQIAAEPRALQLLARAAEGSMRDALSLTDQAIAMGQGSVTRDSVAQMLGTLDDEQPLALIEALSDGNGEQVMALLNQAASRGVEWEALLVEMLRLLHRIAMVQLLPSSLSDDEFSQAQRLRELARVLPPADVQLYYQTLLMGRKDLPLAPDRRLGVEMTLLRALAFHPQAAIAEPVARPVLTPQAVPAQTPVPTQVVAAQPQMAPPQTEAPPIPADYPDMPPAPENLPDATSQLLQARTQLLRQGASKAKKSEPAARSARPANAALERLANVTERVQQRSEPAVKATAKPEAYRWKAQTPTEEVIAAPVATPKALRSALEHEKTPELALCLAEEAQQRDAWAAEIAALTLPKLVQQLALNAWKEQGDNSVCLHLRSSQRHLNSGSARQVLAEALSAAAGQTVELTIVEDDNSTVMTPLEWRQAIYEEKLAQARQSIISDTHIQTLRRFFDADLDEESIRPV, via the coding sequence ATGAGCTATCAGGTACTTGCGCGAAAATGGCGTCCCCAGGCTTTTGCTGACGTAGTCGGTCAGGAACATGTGCTGACTGCGCTGGCCAACGGGTTGTCACTGGGACGAATCCATCATGCTTATCTCTTTTCCGGCACTCGTGGCGTGGGTAAAACCTCGATTGCGCGTTTGCTGGCCAAGGGCCTCAACTGCGAAACCGGTATCACCTCGACGCCCTGCGGCGTATGTGATAACTGCCGGGAAATTGAGCAGGGACGTTTTGTCGATCTGATTGAGATCGATGCCGCCTCGCGGACCAAAGTCGAAGACACGCGTGACCTGCTGGATAACGTGCAGTACGCACCTGCGCGCGGACGCTTCAAAGTCTATCTGATTGATGAAGTGCATATGCTGTCGCGTCACAGCTTCAACGCGTTGTTAAAAACGCTGGAGGAGCCACCGGCGCACGTTAAATTCCTGCTGGCCACCACTGACCCACAAAAACTGCCGGTCACCATTTTGTCGCGCTGTTTGCAGTTCCATCTCAAGGCGCTGGATGTGGAACAAATTCGTCAGCAGCTGGAGCATATTCTGCAACAGGAGCAGATCGCCGCAGAGCCGCGCGCACTGCAACTGCTGGCGCGTGCAGCCGAGGGGAGCATGCGTGATGCCCTCAGTCTGACCGACCAGGCGATTGCCATGGGGCAGGGCAGCGTGACGCGCGATAGCGTGGCGCAGATGCTCGGTACGCTGGATGATGAGCAGCCGCTGGCGTTAATTGAAGCGCTGAGCGACGGTAACGGCGAACAGGTGATGGCGCTGCTGAATCAGGCGGCGTCGCGCGGTGTTGAATGGGAAGCGCTGCTGGTGGAGATGTTACGCCTGCTGCATCGTATTGCGATGGTGCAGTTACTTCCCAGCTCCCTCAGTGATGATGAGTTCAGCCAGGCACAGCGCCTGCGTGAACTGGCGCGCGTGCTGCCACCTGCGGATGTGCAGCTGTATTACCAGACGCTGCTGATGGGGCGTAAAGATCTGCCGCTGGCACCGGATCGGCGTCTGGGCGTGGAGATGACTTTGCTGCGTGCGCTGGCGTTCCATCCACAGGCGGCGATTGCCGAACCTGTGGCGCGCCCGGTATTAACCCCCCAGGCGGTTCCGGCTCAGACCCCGGTCCCGACCCAGGTTGTGGCGGCTCAACCACAAATGGCACCGCCACAGACTGAAGCGCCGCCGATTCCTGCCGATTATCCTGATATGCCCCCTGCGCCGGAAAATCTGCCGGATGCGACCAGCCAGTTATTGCAGGCGCGTACCCAGCTGTTGCGTCAGGGAGCCAGCAAAGCAAAAAAGAGTGAGCCGGCAGCGCGTTCCGCGCGGCCGGCTAATGCGGCGCTGGAACGTCTGGCTAACGTCACGGAACGGGTACAGCAACGCAGCGAGCCGGCGGTAAAGGCGACGGCGAAGCCGGAAGCGTATCGCTGGAAGGCGCAAACGCCGACTGAGGAAGTGATCGCTGCCCCGGTTGCGACGCCAAAAGCCTTGCGTTCGGCACTGGAGCATGAGAAAACGCCTGAGCTGGCGTTGTGTCTGGCGGAAGAAGCGCAGCAGCGCGATGCCTGGGCAGCTGAAATCGCAGCACTGACGCTGCCGAAGCTGGTGCAGCAACTGGCGCTGAATGCGTGGAAAGAGCAGGGTGACAACAGCGTCTGCCTGCATCTGCGCAGCAGTCAGCGCCATTTGAATTCAGGTTCTGCGCGCCAGGTGTTAGCGGAAGCACTCAGCGCGGCCGCCGGTCAGACAGTTGAACTGACCATTGTTGAAGACGATAATTCCACGGTAATGACGCCACTGGAATGGCGTCAGGCCATTTATGAAGAGAAGCTGGCGCAGGCGCGTCAGTCGATCATTAGCGATACCCACATTCAGACGTTGCGTCGCTTTTTTGATGCCGACCTGGATGAAGAGAGTATTCGACCCGTATGA
- the recR gene encoding recombination mediator RecR: MQTSPLLESLMESLRCLPGVGPKSAQRMAFHLLQRDRSGGMRLAQALTRAMSEIGHCADCRTFTEQEICTICANPRRQQNGQICVVESPADIHAIEQTGQFAGRYFVLMGHLSPLDGIGPHDIGLDRLEQRLEQESLQEVILATNPTVEGEATANYIAELCNQYGVDASRIAHGVPVGGELEMVDGTTLSHSLAGRHKIKF, from the coding sequence ATGCAAACCAGTCCACTGCTTGAATCTTTGATGGAGTCGCTGCGTTGCCTGCCGGGCGTGGGTCCGAAGTCGGCGCAGCGTATGGCGTTTCATTTGTTGCAGCGCGATCGCAGCGGTGGCATGCGTCTGGCGCAGGCATTGACCCGCGCCATGTCGGAAATCGGCCACTGTGCCGATTGCCGTACCTTCACCGAGCAGGAAATCTGCACCATCTGCGCTAATCCGCGTCGTCAGCAAAACGGTCAGATTTGCGTGGTGGAAAGTCCGGCGGATATCCACGCCATTGAGCAAACCGGCCAGTTTGCCGGACGCTACTTTGTGCTGATGGGCCACCTGTCGCCGCTGGATGGCATTGGTCCGCACGATATCGGGTTGGATCGCCTTGAGCAGCGTCTGGAGCAGGAAAGTTTGCAGGAAGTGATCCTCGCCACCAATCCAACGGTGGAAGGGGAGGCGACGGCAAACTATATCGCCGAGCTGTGCAACCAGTATGGCGTTGATGCCAGCCGCATTGCGCACGGTGTGCCGGTGGGGGGCGAGCTGGAGATGGTCGATGGTACCACCCTGTCGCACTCGTTAGCCGGACGTCATAAGATTAAATTCTGA
- a CDS encoding DUF454 family protein, with translation MQRILLLTLGWLAIVLGTLGIVLPLLPTTPFVLLAAWCFARSSPRFHHWLLWRSPFGRYLRHWQQHRAMPPGAKGRAMLLIILTFAVSIWLVHLLWVRIMLGVMLCILLLFMWRIPVVAESTDERETD, from the coding sequence ATGCAACGCATATTATTACTGACGCTTGGCTGGCTGGCGATTGTGCTGGGTACGCTGGGGATTGTATTACCTTTATTACCAACAACGCCATTCGTGTTGCTGGCGGCCTGGTGTTTTGCCCGTTCGTCACCGCGCTTTCATCACTGGCTGCTGTGGCGCTCACCTTTTGGCCGTTACCTGCGGCACTGGCAGCAGCATCGTGCCATGCCACCCGGCGCAAAAGGGCGAGCCATGTTGCTGATTATCCTTACCTTTGCCGTGTCCATCTGGCTGGTTCACCTGCTATGGGTGCGTATCATGCTGGGCGTGATGCTGTGCATTTTGCTGCTGTTTATGTGGCGCATTCCGGTGGTGGCAGAAAGTACAGACGAACGCGAAACGGATTGA
- the apt gene encoding adenine phosphoribosyltransferase, whose amino-acid sequence MTATAQQLELIKNSIKSIPDYPKPGILFRDVTSLMEDPQAYAASIAILVERYRDKGITKVVGTEARGFLFGAPVALGLGVGFVPVRKPGKLPRATFSESYELEYGTDTLELHQDAIQPGDVVLVVDDLLATGGTIEATVKLIRRAGGEVKDAAFIINLFDLSGEARLQAMGLDCFSLVNFPGH is encoded by the coding sequence ATGACCGCAACTGCCCAGCAGCTTGAACTCATCAAAAACAGCATCAAAAGCATTCCTGACTACCCTAAGCCGGGCATTCTGTTCCGTGATGTCACCAGTTTAATGGAAGATCCGCAGGCGTATGCCGCGTCGATCGCCATCCTGGTTGAGCGTTATCGCGACAAAGGCATCACCAAGGTGGTAGGGACGGAAGCGCGTGGTTTCCTGTTTGGTGCGCCAGTCGCACTGGGTTTGGGTGTGGGTTTTGTCCCGGTACGTAAGCCGGGCAAACTGCCGCGTGCCACCTTCAGCGAAAGCTATGAGCTGGAGTACGGCACTGACACGCTGGAGCTGCATCAGGATGCTATCCAGCCGGGTGACGTGGTGCTGGTGGTGGATGATCTGCTGGCAACCGGCGGCACCATCGAAGCTACCGTGAAACTGATTCGCCGCGCGGGCGGTGAAGTCAAAGACGCCGCCTTCATTATTAACCTGTTTGATCTGAGTGGCGAAGCACGTCTGCAAGCCATGGGCCTCGACTGCTTCAGCCTGGTCAATTTCCCCGGCCACTAA